In a single window of the Hydrogenobaculum sp. 3684 genome:
- a CDS encoding glycosyltransferase family 4 protein produces MKKALVHDWFVVYGGAERCVESFTNIWDDFVIYALVDFLNKEDRDIILKGKSSKTSFIQHLPFAKTKYRNYLPLFPIAIEQFDLREYDIVLSSSHAVAKGVLTHPYQLHISYVYTPMRYAWDLYFDYLKEANLEKGIKGFLARYFLHKIRMWDSLTANRVDRYIAVSYHVAKRIKKIYNKDATVIYPPVDVDKFSLREKKEDFYLSASRMVPYKKMDLIVEAFSKIGKKLVVVGDGPDFNKVKAKASKNIELLGYQKESALIDLMQRAKAFVFAAEEDFGIAPVEAQACGTPVICYGFGGAKETVLDKKTGIYFLNQNVDSIVEAINTFEKLQDTFDPKTIRQNALRFSRDRFEKEIKTFVEEAYDDFKSTKN; encoded by the coding sequence ATGAAAAAAGCTTTGGTGCATGATTGGTTTGTGGTGTATGGAGGGGCAGAAAGGTGTGTAGAAAGTTTTACAAACATCTGGGATGATTTTGTTATATACGCTCTTGTGGATTTTTTAAATAAAGAAGATAGAGATATTATCTTAAAAGGTAAAAGCTCAAAAACTAGTTTTATACAGCATCTTCCTTTTGCCAAAACAAAGTATAGAAACTATTTACCGCTTTTTCCAATAGCCATAGAGCAGTTTGACCTAAGGGAGTACGATATTGTATTGTCTAGTTCTCATGCAGTGGCAAAAGGGGTACTAACGCATCCGTATCAGCTTCATATAAGCTACGTTTATACACCCATGAGATACGCTTGGGATCTGTACTTTGATTATCTAAAAGAAGCAAACCTTGAAAAGGGTATAAAAGGATTTTTGGCAAGGTATTTTTTGCATAAGATAAGAATGTGGGATAGCCTAACCGCCAACAGAGTAGACCGCTATATTGCCGTATCATACCATGTAGCCAAAAGGATAAAGAAAATATACAACAAAGATGCCACTGTGATATATCCGCCTGTGGATGTGGATAAATTTAGTCTAAGAGAAAAAAAAGAAGATTTTTATCTAAGCGCTTCAAGGATGGTGCCATACAAAAAGATGGATCTTATAGTGGAGGCTTTTAGTAAAATAGGTAAAAAACTTGTGGTGGTAGGAGATGGACCAGATTTTAACAAAGTAAAAGCCAAAGCTTCAAAAAATATAGAGCTTCTTGGCTATCAAAAAGAAAGCGCACTTATAGACCTCATGCAAAGGGCCAAAGCTTTTGTGTTTGCAGCAGAAGAAGATTTTGGCATAGCACCAGTGGAGGCTCAAGCCTGTGGGACACCTGTTATATGCTATGGTTTTGGTGGAGCAAAAGAAACGGTTTTGGATAAAAAAACAGGGATTTATTTTTTAAATCAAAATGTTGATTCTATCGTAGAAGCTATAAACACCTTTGAAAAGCTTCAAGATACCTTTGACCCAAAAACGATAAGACAAAACGCTCTAAGGTTTTCAAGAGATAGATTTGAAAAAGAGATAAAAACCTTTGTAGAAGAGGCTTACGATGATTTTAAAAGCACTAAAAATTAA